From the Bacteroidota bacterium genome, one window contains:
- a CDS encoding NAD-dependent epimerase/dehydratase family protein: MQTIIGSGGAIGIPLAKELKKYTDKIRLVSRNPKKVNDTDELFPIDVNDLKQIDKAVAGSEVVYVVIGFEYKLSVWQKIWPAFMQAVIDACKAHKAKLVFFDNVYMYDATAIPHMTEESPMNAPSLKGVVRQQLHQMIMNEVNNHTLTALIARSADFYGPDNKNSGLTIMVVDNLLKGKKAQAFGNVNKLHTYTYTPDAGKATALLGNTPDAYNQVWHVPTSKEKLTNLQWIKSIAEELKVEPKIQILPTWFIKVLGWFIPVMKEFPEMLYQYEQDYIFDSSKFEKRFGIMATPPKEGIKMMLESARNDAGEK, encoded by the coding sequence ATGCAAACTATAATAGGATCAGGAGGAGCTATTGGAATACCTCTGGCTAAGGAATTAAAAAAATACACAGATAAAATACGCCTTGTAAGTCGTAATCCAAAAAAGGTAAACGATACGGATGAACTTTTCCCGATTGATGTAAATGACTTAAAACAAATTGATAAAGCTGTTGCCGGTAGCGAAGTTGTTTATGTTGTTATTGGCTTTGAGTACAAACTAAGTGTGTGGCAAAAAATATGGCCTGCATTTATGCAGGCCGTGATTGATGCATGCAAAGCACATAAGGCCAAACTCGTATTTTTCGATAATGTATATATGTATGATGCAACCGCCATTCCGCATATGACCGAAGAGTCGCCTATGAATGCACCGAGTTTAAAAGGTGTGGTGCGCCAACAATTGCATCAAATGATTATGAACGAAGTAAACAATCATACACTTACAGCTCTTATTGCTCGGTCGGCCGATTTTTATGGCCCTGATAATAAGAACAGTGGTCTCACTATAATGGTGGTTGATAATTTGTTGAAAGGAAAAAAGGCGCAGGCATTTGGTAATGTAAACAAACTACATACCTATACCTATACTCCTGATGCAGGTAAGGCTACCGCATTGCTTGGCAATACTCCTGATGCCTACAATCAGGTGTGGCATGTACCTACTTCAAAAGAGAAACTGACAAACCTGCAATGGATAAAATCCATTGCAGAAGAACTAAAAGTTGAGCCTAAAATTCAAATATTGCCAACCTGGTTTATCAAAGTGCTTGGATGGTTTATTCCGGTAATGAAAGAATTTCCAGAGATGCTTTATCAATATGAGCAAGATTATATTTTCGATAGCAGCAAATTTGAAAAGCGGTTTGGTATTATGGCAACTCCACCTAAAGAGGGAATAAAAATGATGCTTGAAAGTGCAAGGAATGATGCTGGCGAGAAGTAG